The following are encoded together in the Bradymonas sediminis genome:
- the orn gene encoding oligoribonuclease translates to MARRENLVWIDLEMTGLDPEEDAIIEIATIVTDSQLNIIEEGPCLVISQPKSQLDTMDEWNRTHHGDSGLIDRVLASEISCLDAELRTLEFLQRHTEEGRAPLCGNTIGQDRRFLYKYMPQLSSWLHYRNVDVSSIKELVARWYPEEMRAPVKRSNHRALDDIRGSIEELRWYRDYIFVEQY, encoded by the coding sequence ATGGCACGTCGCGAAAATTTGGTCTGGATCGATCTTGAAATGACCGGGCTCGACCCCGAGGAAGACGCGATTATCGAAATCGCAACGATTGTGACCGACTCACAGCTCAATATCATCGAAGAGGGCCCCTGCCTGGTCATCTCCCAGCCCAAATCCCAGCTCGACACGATGGACGAGTGGAACCGCACCCACCACGGGGACTCCGGGCTCATCGACCGCGTGCTGGCCTCCGAGATCAGCTGCCTGGACGCCGAGCTGCGCACCCTGGAATTCTTGCAACGCCACACCGAAGAAGGCCGCGCGCCGCTGTGCGGCAACACCATCGGCCAGGACCGCCGCTTCCTCTATAAATATATGCCCCAGCTCAGCTCCTGGTTGCACTATCGCAACGTCGATGTCTCCTCGATCAAGGAGCTCGTGGCGCGCTGGTACCCCGAGGAGATGCGCGCCCCGGTCAAGCGCTCCAACCACCGCGCCCTCGATGATATCCGCGGCTCGATCGAGGAGCTTCGCTGGTATCGCGACTATATTTTCGTGGAACAATATTGA